The Henckelia pumila isolate YLH828 chromosome 2, ASM3356847v2, whole genome shotgun sequence genome includes a window with the following:
- the LOC140880559 gene encoding STS14 protein, which yields MVLLLPMLLTSLLLISQASAQAQPPPPPAAALPAPPAALPNTTQEYLDAHNQPRAEVGVGPLAWSETLAKSASLTVRLQRDKQNCSFADLSNSKYGGNQLWAGGFTVTPRIAVEAWVAEKKFYTYANNSCAPDHRCGVYTQVVWRNSLELGCAQAVCPKEHASLTICFYNPPGNVIGEKPY from the coding sequence ATGGTCCTTCTCTTGCCAATGCTGCTCACTTCTCTACTGCTCATCTCCCAAGCCTCCGCCCAAGCTCAGCCGCCGCCTCCTCCGGCGGCAGCGCTCCCGGCTCCACCGGCGGCTCTACCCAACACGACCCAAGAGTATCTAGATGCCCACAACCAACCCAGGGCCGAAGTAGGTGTCGGCCCCCTCGCGTGGAGCGAGACACTAGCCAAATCCGCCAGCCTCACGGTGAGGCTCCAGAGGGATAAACAGAACTGCAGCTTCGCTGACTTGAGCAACAGCAAGTACGGCGGAAACCAGCTGTGGGCCGGTGGCTTCACCGTCACGCCGCGCATCGCAGTGGAGGCGTGGGTGGCGGAGAAGAAGTTCTACACTTATGCTAACAATTCTTGCGCGCCGGACCACCGTTGTGGGGTTTACACGCAGGTTGTGTGGAGGAATTCTTTGGAACTGGGGTGTGCCCAGGCTGTTTGTCCCAAAGAACATGCTAGTTTAACCATTTGTTTCTATAATCCCCCTGGAAATGTAATAGGAGAGAAACCGTACTAG
- the LOC140880558 gene encoding uncharacterized protein gives MAFEGFRSSKLPALVKHRRSKSFPHNREPEEGNLEQSHQQKLDTGHLNGCFSSYTNHLSKSEIQDSLSREMLQLEKRLQDQVSVRCAMEKALGHKASSHYINETAVPKPAAELIKEIAILELEVEHLEHHLLSMYRKAFDPQTTSLTPSKKYEVKSQLPASRRKRLDFSRADTSSEKEKLVPESNVQSLYKENKEDNLVESVVQRSHSSLSQRTGPSSKTSLRTCYSQPLSMMEYSQNKSSNVISLAEHLGTSISDLLPETTNKLSEEMVRCMCNIYYKLADPPLVHQSYSSPTSSFSSVGAFSPKFQTDLWSPAFRNDFSFDVRLDNPFHTEGLKDFSGPYSTMVEVNCIYRSREKLNDIEYLLRDFRSLISRLEEIDPGKMTHEEKLAFWINVHNALVMHAFLAYGIPENNMKRMFLLMKAAYNVGGQIVSADVIQNSILGCRMSHPGQWLRLLFSSRTKFKSSDARQAYAIVQSEPLLHFALSTGSHSDPAVRTYTPKRVYHQLEAAKEEYIRATFGIRKDKKIVLPKIVEYFAKESGLCTGDIVQMIQQSLPESLRKTIRRRSKLAQSSRKNIEWVPHNFSFRYLILKELVK, from the exons ATGGCTTTCGAAGGGTTTCGCAGCAGCAAGTTGCCTGCGCTGGTTAAACACAGGCGTTCCAAGAG CTTCCCACACAACAGAGAACCTGAGGAAGGTAATTTGGAACAATCTCATCAACAAAAGCTG GATACAGGACACCTAAATGGCTGTTTCAGCAGCTATACGAATCATTTATCGAAATCTGAAATTCAAGATTCTTTGAGTCGAGAG ATGCTGCAGCTCGAAAAAAGATTGCAGGATCAAGTATCAGTTCGCTGTGCCATGGAAAAGGCACTTGGTCACAAGGCGTCGTCCCACTATATAAACGAAACCGCCGTTCCTAAG CCAGCTGCAGAACTCATCAAAGAAATTGCAATATTGGAGCTAGAAGTCGAGCATTTAGAGCATCATCTTCTGTCAATGTATCGAAAAGCCTTTGATCCTCAAACGACCTCCTTAACCCCATCCAAGAAATATGAAGTAAAGTCGCAACTACCGGCCTCCCGAAGGAAGCGATTAGATTTTTCAAGAGCAGATACTTCGTCAGAGAAAGAGAAATTAGTGCCTGAAAGTAATGTTCAATCATTATATAAGGAAAACAAAGAAGATAATCTTGTTGAGTCGGTAGTTCAACGCTCCCACTCTTCACTCTCTCAACGTACAGGGCCGTCGAGCAAAACTTCTCTTCGTACATGTTATTCTCAGCCATTGTCCATGATGGAG TATTCTCAGAACAAGTCTTCGAATGTAATTAGTCTGGCGGAGCATCTTGGAACCAGTATTTCGGATCTTTTACCAGAGACCACGAACAAGCTTTCGGAAGAAATGGTCAGGTGTATGTGCAATATATATTACAAGCTTGCTGATCCTCCATTGGTACACCAAAGCTACTCGTCGCCCACTTCATCTTTTTCATCTGTGGGTGCATTTTCTCCAAAGTTTCAGACTGACTTGTGGAGTCCTGCATTTAGAAACGATTTCTCCTTTGATGTTCGTCTGGATAACCCGTTTCATACAGAAGGGCTGAAAGATTTTAGTGGACCTTACAGCACAATGGTTGAAGTAAACTGTATATACAGAAGTAGAGAGAAATTAAATGATATCGAATACTTACTAAGGGACTTTAG GTCACTTATTTCTCGATTGGAAGAGATAGATCCCGGAAAGATGACACACGAGGAGAAGCTGGCATTCTGGATCAATGTACACAATGCTTTGGTGATGCAT gCGTTTTTGGCGTATGGCATCCCGGAAAACAATATGAAGCGGATGTTTCTACTAATGAAG GCTGCCTACAATGTTGGAGGTCAAATAGTGAGTGCAGATGTGATACAGAATTCTATCCTCGGATGCCGAATGTCGCATCCTGGACAG TGGCTTAGGTTACTATTTTCATCCAGAACAAAATTCAAATCAAGTGATGCACGGCAAGCATATGCTATTGTACAATCCGAGCCACTTCTACATTTTGCTCTCTCAACCGGGAGCCACTCCGATCCAGCG GTTCGTACATACACGCCAAAACGGGTATATCATCAACTGGAAGCTGCAAAAGAAGAGTACATTCGAGCTACATTTGGTATACGAAAGGATAAAAAGATCGTCCTGCCGAAGATAGTGGAGTACTTCGCCAAGGAGTCCGGTCTCTGTACTGGTGACATAGTACAGATGATCCAACAATCTTTACCCGAGTCTCTGAGGAAAACCATTAGGAGAAGATCCAAGCTTGCTCAATCTTCGCGCAAAAACATCGAATGGGTTCCACATAATTTTTCTTTCAGGTATCTGATATTGAAAGAGCTGGTAAAGTGA
- the LOC140880851 gene encoding oxygen-evolving enhancer protein 1, chloroplastic, with translation MATTLQAAATLMQPTKVGVSARNTSQLRPVQSVGKAFGVEPGGARLTCSLDVKELAQKFTDAAKIAGFALATSALVVSGANAEGVPKRLTFDEIQSQTYTEVKGSGTANQCPTIAGGVDGFAFKAGKYKAQKFCLEPTSFTVKAEGVSKNAPPAFQKTKLMTRLTYTLDEIEGPFEVSQDGSVKFEEKDGIDYAAVTVQLPGGERVPFLFTIKQLVATGKPNGFSGEFLVPSYRGSSFLDPKGRGGSTGYDNAVALPAGGRGDEEELEKENIKNVGSLTGKITLSVTQSKPETGEVIGVFESIQPSDTDLGSKAPKDVKIQGIWYGQLE, from the exons ATGGCCACCACACTACAGGCGGCTGCCACTCTTATGCAACCAACCAAGGTTGGTGTCTCGGCCCGGAACACCTCCCAGCTGCGGCCAGTTCAGAGTGTCGGCAAGGCTTTCGGAGTTGAACCCGGCGGCGCTAGGCTGACATGCTCTCTTGATGTCAAGGAGTTGGCTCAGAAGTTCACCGATGCTGCCAAGATTGCTGGCTTTGCTCTCGCTACTTCCGCACTCGTCGTCTCG GGGGCTAATGCTGAAGGTGTTCCAAAGCGGCTAACATTCGACGAAATCCAGAGCCAGACCTACACAGAAGTGAAAGGATCAGGAACCGCTAATCAGTGCCCGACAATTGCAGGTGGTGTCGATGGATTTGCCTTCAAAGCAGGCAAATACAAAGCTCAGAAATTCTGCCTAGAGCCCACATCATTCACTGTCAAGGCAGAAGGTGTGAGCAAGAACGCACCACCCGCGTTCCAAAAGACCAAGCTCATGACCCGTCTCACCTACACCCTAGACGAGATCGAGGGGCCATTCGAAGTATCTCAAGACGGCTCCGTCAAATTCGAGGAGAAGGACGGGATCGACTACGCTGCTGTCACGGTTCAGCTCCCCGGTGGTGAGCGTGTGCCTTTCCTTTTTACCATCAAACAGCTCGTGGCAACTGGCAAACCAAATGGCTTCAGCGGTGAATTTTTGGTGCCATCATACAGAGGTTCCTCTTTCCTTGACCCAAAGGGCAGGGGTGGATCTACTGGTTATGACAACGCTGTGGCTTTGCCTGCTGGAGGAAGGGGAGACGAGGAGGAGCTGGAGAAGGAGAACATAAAGAACGTGGGTTCTTTGACGGGGAAGATTACATTGAGCGTGACCCAATCGAAACCCGAGACCGGTGAGGTGATTGGAGTGTTTGAGAGCATCCAGCCATCTGATACCGATTTAGGGTCCAAGGCTCCCAAGGATGTCAAGATTCAAGGCATCTGGTATGGTCAGCTGGAGTGA
- the LOC140881109 gene encoding pentatricopeptide repeat-containing protein At2g22410, mitochondrial-like has product MSQLKVIHGQIILRGLTHDNITLSKLISFCALDPFGNLQYAHYLFGKIPNPNRYMYNILIRASLNGQQSEKAFSLYGQMVNSGIFPNEFTFPFILKACGVQKAYLEGTLVHGFALKLGFSEVYVFVQNALINLYVCCGKIECARKVFDSIEIRNLVSWNSMIGGYAKMGSWEEAFCLFHEMRDAGFEPNGHTIVSLLSLCSRIYDMKLGRFVHWYIEITGLHIDVYVQNALLDMYAKCGQLLKAGAVFIRMVDKNVVSWTSMVSAYAKHGFVELAENVFDQMPVKNVVSWNSMISCYLQNGQYKKSLELFFQMCDTGVLPDETTMVSALSACGQLGDLVTGKKLHVYCHDNEVKSTVTLFNSLVDMYAKCGSTELAFDVFLKMPEKNIVSWNIMISSLALHGFGYKAIELFQEMETSGIQPDAITFTGLLSACSHCGLIDLGRYFFNKMSHIYKIHHDIEHYACMIDILGRGGCLEEAVSLVGKMEMRPDRVIWGALLGACRIHKNVLIAKLVLKHILELEPYTGGLYVLMSNIFCEAQQWNDTKKMWKLMKDYGVQKHEAVSTIEIGGRLSGFMVDDKKHQMSDLVYNVLSQLMDHLKSEPYDSSLVLSAHSC; this is encoded by the coding sequence ATGAGCCAACTGAAAGTCATTCACGGCCAAATAATCCTTCGAGGTCTCACACACGATAACATCACTCTCAGCAAGCTCATTTCCTTCTGCGCTTTGGATCCATTCGGGAATCTTCAATATGCGCACTATTTGTTCGGAAAAATTCCCAATCCGAACCGATACATGTACAACATATTAATAAGGGCCTCTTTGAATGGCCAGCAGTCGGAAAAGGCTTTCTCTCTATATGGACAAATGGTTAATTCTGGGATTTTTCCGAATGAGTTTACCTTTCCGTTTATACTGAAAGCGTGTGGAGTTCAGAAGGCATACCTGGAAGGGACTTTGGTTCATGGGTTTGCTCTAAAATTGGGTTTTTCTGAAGTTTATGTATTTGTGCAAAATGCCTTGATCAATTTGTACGTTTGTTGTGGGAAGATTGAGTGTGCCAGGAAAGTCTTTGATAGCATTGAGATCAGGAATTTAGTGTCATGGAACTCGATGATCGGTGGATATGCGAAAATGGGTAGTTGGGAAGAAGCATTTTGTCTTTTCCATGAGATGAGGGATGCAGGCTTCGAGCCTAATGGGCATACCATTGTTAGTCTGCTCTCACTTTGCTCGAGAATTTACGATATGAAGCTGGGGAGGTTTGTTCATTGGTATATTGAGATTACTGGGCTCCATATCGATGTTTATGTGCAAAATGCGCTTTTGGATATGTATGCCAAGTGTGGGCAATTGCTTAAGGCTGGAGCAGTTTTTATACGAATGGTTGATAAAAATGTGGTTTCTTGGACTTCCATGGTTAGTGCATATGCTAAACATGGATTTGTTGAATTAGCTGagaatgtttttgaccaaatgcCTGTGAAAAATGTTGTTTCTTGGAATTCAATGATTTCGTGTTATCTCCAAAATGGTCAATACAAGAAATCATTAGAACTCTTCTTCCAAATGTGTGATACTGGTGTACTTCCTGATGAGACAACCATGGTTAGTGCCCTTTCGGCTTGTGGTCAACTAGGTGATTTGGTTACAGGAAAGAAACTGCATGTCTACTGCCATGATAATGAGGTGAAATCTACGGTCACTTTGTTTAATTCCCTTGTAGACATGTATGCAAAATGTGGTTCAACAGAACTAGCTTTCGATGTCTTTCTGAAAATGCCGGAGAAAAATATCGTCTCGTGGAATATAATGATTAGTTCCCTTGCATTACATGGCTTTGGATATAAAGCGATCGAACTTTTTCAAGAGATGGAAACTTCTGGGATACAGCCTGATGCAATAACTTTCACTGGCTTGCTTTCTGCTTGTTCTCATTGTGGCCTAATTGATCTTGGTAGATATTTCTTTAACAAAATGAGTCATATATACAAAATACATCATGATATTGAACATTATGCGTGTATGATTGACATTCTTGGCCGTGGAGGATGCCTTGAAGAGGCTGTCTCGTTGGTTGGGAAAATGGAAATGAGGCCGGATAGAGTTATTTGGGGTGCTTTGCTTGGTGCTTGCAGAATACATAAAAATGTTCTAATTGCAAAATTAGTATTAAAGCATATTTTGGAACTGGAACCTTATACAGGGGGGTTGTACGTTCTCATGTCAAACATTTTCTGCGAAGCTCAACAATGGAATGACACAAAGAAGATGTGGAAACTAATGAAGGATTATGGTGTGCAAAAGCATGAAGCTGTCAGCACGATTGAAATCGGTGGCCGGCTTTCTGGATTCATGGTTGATGACAAGAAACATCAAATGTCTGATCTTGTATACAATGTGCTCAGTCAACTGATGGATCACTTAAAATCCGAACCGTATGATTCTAGTCTTGTGTTATCTGCACATTCTTGTTAA
- the LOC140883542 gene encoding CASP-like protein ARALYDRAFT_485429 — MEELPGSLGTSASLALRLGQAMFAVASLLFMCLDVEFYSYTAFCFLVTIMGLTIPWSLTLAVVDIYLVFFKRAPNQVSILAIVLMGDWVLSFLSLGASCSTASVTNLLLSAGGFCGLKLCTRYQLSAAMAFLSWFLLFASSLFNLWLLPSL, encoded by the exons ATGGAAGAATTGCCGGGTTCTCTGGGGACAAGCGCGAGCTTGGCCTTGAGATTGGGACAAGCCATGTTTGCTGTTGCTTCATTGCTTTTCATGTGTTTAGATGTTGAGTTCTACAGTTACACTGCTTTCTG CTTCTTGGTTACTATCATGGGCTTAACGATTCCATGGAGCTTGACTTTGGCGGTCGTAGACATATACCTTGTCTTCTTCAAACGCGCACCTAATCAAGTCAGCATACTCGCCATTGTCCTCATGGGAGATTGG GTCCTATCATTTCTATCGCTTGGTGCGTCCTGTTCAACAGCCAGTGTGACCAATCTTTTGCTTTCTGCCGGTGGCTTCTGCGGCTTAAAGTTATGCACACGATATCAGCTCTCGGCTGCTATGGCATTCTTGTCCTGGTTTCTGCTATTTGCCTCATCTCTCTTCAATCTTTGGCTGCTTCCTTCTCTATAG
- the LOC140884868 gene encoding uncharacterized protein, which translates to MGVCSSCEATSVATAKLILYDGRLQEFHHPVKVSYVLQKNPSCFICNSDEMDFDDVVSAVSDDEELQPGQLYFALPLSRLQRRLQAEEMAALAVKASSALTKSGEKCGHRGNVWLFAEENGGGVRPRNVPAAGDGGSRRRSGGRRGGKFSAQLSAIPE; encoded by the coding sequence ATGGGTGTTTGCAGTTCTTGCGAGGCGACTTCAGTGGCCACGGCTAAATTGATATTGTACGATGGGAGATTGCAGGAGTTCCATCACCCTGTTAAGGTCTCCTATGTGTTGCAGAAGAATCCGTCGTGCTTCATCTGTAATTCCGATGAGATGGATTTCGACGACGTCGTATCGGCGGTGAGCGACGACGAGGAGCTGCAGCCGGGTCAGCTCTACTTCGCGCTGCCGTTGAGCCGGTTGCAGCGCAGGCTTCAGGCGGAGGAGATGGCTGCGTTGGCGGTGAAGGCCAGTTCTGCCCTCACCAAGAGTGGGGAGAAATGCGGGCATAGGGGGAATGTTTGGCTGTTCGCAGAGGAGAATGGCGGCGGCGTACGGCCTAGGAATGTTCCGGCAGCGGGAGACGGTGGATCCAGGAGGCGGAGCGGCGGGAGGCGTGGTGGGAAGTTCTCGGCGCAATTGAGTGCGATCCCTGAGTAG